A stretch of Zerene cesonia ecotype Mississippi chromosome 23, Zerene_cesonia_1.1, whole genome shotgun sequence DNA encodes these proteins:
- the LOC119836311 gene encoding LOW QUALITY PROTEIN: uncharacterized protein CG3556 (The sequence of the model RefSeq protein was modified relative to this genomic sequence to represent the inferred CDS: deleted 1 base in 1 codon), protein MLTHTLLPLCALLVVASTAIAQTETEAPTTKAASSTPASTVVWETEPLNEGQAIQKALQYLLNHRQLDWGWGNDTHHVMLTLQLANNTGKEIEQQSLEMQLSAKQMEIEILLMMSKHHESPPPLGRLXXXTLALGALCKDPRSFHGRDLVSALLHREPPHDLEFAYATLAACSSAAHVRRRHIRRLLDIANAAADHSLDTISMVILALRCVVQDHRHRSLLHFVRRPMAGLARQQHPDGSFGSLTTTALAIQALEDSDSGPGAHQHWSLPAARKWLLECQEADGGWGDVEKTAAAVAALTPASLAAVRPPHCSDKLLDSRHEPFENGGDGNLKVAYQAHTGNDSDARNVSFTYTLWLGTNVTENYTLYMVTPRNVSFYHVMQMAAEQEPKFKFEASEWPNGHYVHTLAGHAEEPLGYHYWLLYRLPEVPDPASPPGNQLVAPVGVDDLLVEDGEHYLFWYKKL, encoded by the exons ATGCTGACTCACACTCTACTGCCGCTGTGCGCCCTCTTGGTGGTAGCTTCCACGGCGATTGCGCAGACCG AAACCGAAGCGCCCACCACGAAGGCAGCCAGCAGCACGCCGGCCAGCACCGTGGTGTGGGAGACGGAGCCGCTGAACGAGGGGCAGGCGATACAGAAGGCGCTGCAGTACCTGTTGAACCATCGCCAGCTGGACTGGGGCTGGGGGAATGACACTCACCACGTAATGTTGACCTTACAG TTGGCAAACAACACTGGAAAAGAAATTGAGCAGCAGAGCCTGGAAATGCAGCTGTCTGCTAAGCAGATGGAAATTGAAATACTGCTCATGATGTCCAA GCATCACGAATCCCCACCACCCCTCGGGCGGCTT NNNNNNNNNACCCTCGCTCTGGGCGCGCTCTGCAAGGACCCCAGGTCCTTCCACGGACGGGACCTGGTATCAGCCCTACTCCATCGGGAGCCACCTCACGACCTGGAGTTTGCGTATGCCACCCTGGCTGCTTGCTCATCTGCAGCGCATGTGAGACGCCGCCATATTAGAAGACTTCTGGACATCGCGAATGCGGCAGCTGATCATAGCCTAG ACACCATCTCAATGGTGATCCTGGCGCTCCGCTGTGTGGTGCAGGACCACCGGCACCGCAGTCTGCTGCACTTCGTGCGGCGCCCCATGGCCGGCCTCGCGCGCCAGCAGCACCCTGATGGTAGTTTTGGATCCTTGACCACTACGGCGTTGGCTATACAG GCACTAGAAGATTCAGACAGCGGTCCCGGCGCCCACCAGCACTGGAGTCTCCCCGCGGCTCGCAAGTGGCTCCTCGAGTGCCAAGAGGCAGACGGCGGTTGGGGAGACGTGGAGAAGACAGCTGCAGCGGTCGCGGCGCTCACCCCCGCCTCGCTAGCGGCTGTCCGCCCGCCGCACTGCAGCGATAAACTGCTGGACAGTCGCCATGAACCGTTTG AGAACGGTGGTGACGGCAACCTGAAGGTGGCTTACCAGGCCCACACCGGCAACGACTCCGACGCACGCAACGTGTCCTTCACTTACACGCTCTGGCTTGGCACCAATGTCACTGAGAACTACACCCTGTATATGGTCACACCCAG AAACGTCTCCTTCTACCACGTGATGCAAATGGCGGCGGAGCAGGAGCCAAAATTCAAGTTCGAGGCCAGCGAGTGGCCAAACGGTCACTACGTGCACACGCTCGCGGGCCACGCGGAGGAGCCGCTTGGCTACCATTACTGGCTGCTATATCGCCTGCCAGAGGTGCCAGACCCGGCCAGCCCGCCTGGCAACCAGCTTGTGGCGCCTGTTG GTGTTGACGACTTGCTTGTAGAAGATGGAGAACACTATCTATTCTGGTACAAgaagctataa
- the LOC119836148 gene encoding ectonucleoside triphosphate diphosphohydrolase 5 isoform X3: MVNATAPVVRVLPVLITGLFAGQTQWFDGLAKSLGYESVYHHAVIIDAGSSGSRVLAYKFRVPFTVFGQANLDLVDEYFEESKPGLSSYVDDPKKGADTIVQLIKKAEFLTPPEKRRSTPLVVRATAGLRLLPAMKAQMLIQEVADAIAKLGYDVGPNGVEIMDGSDEGIFIWYTVNLLHNLIGGETMAAMDLGGGSTQITYQLQDSDRKHYAAGDQFVVPAGENITLYTHSFLKLGLLAARHGVFKMEAGDNDTDEFVSVCVDPIVQKEKWTYANRQYTISGAPRPDGMKREAVYARCAALVSRYVARTLDRAPRAPRGNVAAMSYFYDVAADAGLIDVMTGGRVSVGAYRSAARRACSASNVEQPWACADLSYIVALLHDAYTMKDDESVSLFKKVNGHEVSWALGLAYTTVMNKITAAPAA; the protein is encoded by the exons GTCTTTTCGCGGGCCAGACACAGTGGTTCGATGGGTTGGCCAAGAGCCTGGGTTATGAGAGCGTGTACCACCACGCCGTGATCATAGACGCAGGCTCCTCCGGGTCCAGAGTGCTGGCGTATAAGTTTAGGGTGCCGTTTACAG TATTCGGTCAAGCGAACTTGGATTTAGTCGACGAATATTTTGAAGAGAGCAAACCCGGTCTGTCTTCGTACGTCGATGATCCAAAGAAG GGCGCGGACACAATAGTGCAACTGATAAAGAAGGCGGAGTTCCTAACGCCGCCGGAAAAGCGTCGCTCGACTCCGCTGGTGGTGCGCGCCACGGCCGGGCTGCGGCTGCTGCCGGCCATGAAGGCGCAGATGCTGATCCAGGAGGTCGCTGATGCTATCGCTAA GTTAGGTTATGATGTGGGTCCTAACGGTGTGGAGATCATGGACGGTTCGGATGAGGGCATTTTCATCTGGTACACTGTCAACCTGCTGCACA aTCTCATTGGTGGCGAGACGATGGCCGCCATGGACCTCGGCGGCGGGTCCACGCAGATCACGTATCAGCTGCAAGACTCGGACAGGAAACATTACGCGGCCGGCGACCAGTTTGTCGTGCCCGCGGGCGAAAACATCACCCTGTATACGCACAG tttccTTAAACTCGGTCTGTTAGCTGCGAGACACGGTGTGTTCAAGATGGAAGCTGGAGATAATGATACTGACGAGTTTGTCTCGGTGTGCGTCGACCCCATTGTGCAGAAGGAAAAGTGGACGTATGCTAATAGACAGTATACTAtcag CGGCGCCCCGCGGCCGGACGGCATGAAGCGCGAGGCGGTGTACGCGCGCTGCGCGGCGCTGGTGTCGCGCTACGTGGCGCGCACGCTGGAccgcgcgccgcgcgcgccgcgcggCAACGTCGCCGCCATGAGCTACTTCTATGACGTGGCGGCCGACGCCGGCCTCATCG ACGTAATGACCGGCGGGCGCGTGTCGGTGGGCGCGTACCGCTCGGCCGCGCGGCGCGCCTGCTCCGCCTCCAACGTGGAGCAGCCGTGGGCCTGCGCCGACCTCTCCTACATCGTGGCGCTGCTGCACGACGCCTACACTATGAAGGACGACGAGTCTGTCTCG TTGTTCAAAAAGGTGAACGGCCACGAGGTGTCCTGGGCGTTAGGGCTCGCGTACACTACGGTGATGAACAAAATTACCGCCGCGCCTGCCGCCTAG